Proteins found in one Betaproteobacteria bacterium genomic segment:
- a CDS encoding Nudix family hydrolase, with protein MPASTTSPATATDRVLQVVAAVVVREDGRFLLAQRPAGKVYAGYWEFPGGKVEPGEALAAALARELHEELGIEVKQAYPWITRHYVYAHATVDLNFFRVLEFRGEPHGRENQALAWQSIERIDVAPILPANGPILAALRLPSVYAITDAAGRGTDRALHDLDTALAQGLRLIQVREPQLSRCDLRRFAASVVEHAHAAGARVLINADVSLAQECSADGVHLKSAQLRALRERPSAALIAASCHDAEELELACALGADFVVLGPVAPTLTHPGAEVLGWDRFAQLVRGYALPVFALGGMHPDDMQTAWRGGAHGIAMQRAAWGS; from the coding sequence GTGCCCGCCTCGACGACTTCGCCGGCTACGGCCACCGACCGCGTGCTGCAGGTGGTCGCGGCGGTGGTCGTACGCGAAGACGGACGCTTTCTCCTGGCGCAGCGCCCGGCAGGCAAGGTCTACGCGGGCTATTGGGAGTTTCCCGGCGGCAAGGTCGAGCCCGGCGAGGCGCTTGCGGCCGCGCTTGCGCGCGAGCTCCATGAAGAGCTCGGTATCGAGGTGAAGCAGGCGTATCCCTGGATCACCCGGCATTACGTCTACGCGCATGCAACCGTCGATCTCAACTTCTTTCGCGTGCTCGAATTCCGCGGCGAACCGCATGGGCGGGAGAACCAGGCGCTGGCATGGCAGTCGATCGAGCGCATCGACGTTGCTCCGATCCTTCCGGCCAATGGACCGATCCTCGCCGCATTGCGTTTGCCGAGCGTGTATGCGATCACCGATGCCGCCGGACGCGGCACGGATCGCGCGCTGCACGATCTGGACACGGCGCTGGCGCAGGGGCTGCGCCTGATCCAGGTGCGCGAGCCGCAGTTGAGCCGCTGCGATCTGCGTCGATTTGCCGCAAGCGTGGTGGAACACGCACACGCAGCCGGCGCACGCGTTCTGATCAACGCCGATGTGTCGCTTGCGCAGGAATGCTCGGCCGACGGCGTGCATCTGAAGTCGGCGCAGCTGCGCGCGTTGCGCGAGCGGCCCTCGGCCGCGCTGATCGCTGCCTCATGCCACGACGCGGAAGAGCTCGAGCTTGCGTGCGCCCTGGGCGCAGACTTCGTGGTGCTCGGGCCGGTGGCGCCGACCTTGACCCATCCCGGCGCCGAGGTGCTGGGCTGGGATCGATTCGCGCAGCTCGTACGCGGCTATGCCTTGCCGGTATTCGC
- a CDS encoding DUF815 domain-containing protein, whose translation MTKTNSSNAHELMTRAERLMERLELVLPTPPAGTEWKAAIAWRWRKRGVKGYLQPIPQPHRIRLEDLCGIDPQKRLVEQNTRQFVQGLPANNVLLTGARGTGKSSLVKALLNKYAGRGLRLIEVEKHDLVDLADIVEQVCGRPERFVVYCDDLSFEADDPGYKALKVVLDGSIAAASDNVLIYATSNRRHLMPEYMHENLEYRHVDEEIHPGETVEEKISLSERFGLWVSFYSFDQDDYLAIAAHWVRHYAPAAAIDEAVRREAVQWALARGSRSGRVAWQFARDYAGRIGMKKRR comes from the coding sequence ATGACCAAGACGAACAGCAGCAACGCACACGAGCTGATGACGCGGGCCGAGCGCCTCATGGAGCGCCTGGAGCTCGTTCTGCCCACGCCGCCGGCCGGGACGGAGTGGAAAGCCGCGATCGCATGGCGCTGGCGCAAGCGCGGCGTGAAAGGCTACCTGCAGCCGATCCCGCAGCCGCACCGCATTCGCCTGGAAGATCTGTGCGGGATCGATCCGCAGAAGCGCCTGGTGGAGCAGAACACGCGCCAGTTCGTGCAAGGGTTGCCGGCGAACAACGTGCTGCTCACGGGCGCGCGCGGCACCGGCAAGTCGTCGCTGGTGAAGGCGCTGCTGAACAAGTATGCGGGCAGGGGGCTGCGCCTGATCGAAGTGGAGAAGCACGATCTGGTCGATCTGGCCGACATCGTCGAGCAGGTCTGCGGCCGACCCGAGCGCTTCGTCGTCTATTGCGACGACCTGTCCTTCGAGGCCGACGATCCGGGCTACAAGGCGCTCAAGGTCGTGCTCGACGGCTCGATCGCTGCAGCGAGCGACAACGTGCTCATCTATGCGACCTCGAACCGCCGCCACCTGATGCCCGAGTACATGCACGAGAACCTGGAGTACCGGCATGTCGACGAGGAAATCCATCCCGGCGAAACGGTCGAGGAGAAGATCTCGCTCTCGGAGCGCTTCGGGCTGTGGGTGTCGTTCTATTCCTTCGACCAGGACGACTACCTCGCCATCGCCGCGCACTGGGTGCGGCACTATGCGCCCGCTGCGGCCATCGACGAGGCGGTGCGCCGCGAAGCGGTGCAGTGGGCGCTCGCCCGCGGCTCTCGCAGCGGCCGCGTGGCATGGCAGTTCGCGCGCGACTATGCCGGCCGCATCGGCATGAAGAAGCGACGCTGA
- the argJ gene encoding bifunctional glutamate N-acetyltransferase/amino-acid acetyltransferase ArgJ, whose translation MAVNLALPDARALASIEGVTLGVARANIRKPDRKDLLILGLRAGTTVAGVFTRNRLCAAPVVVAREHLAREHLAREHLAREAGSIRALVVNTGCANAGTGAQGIEDARAVCAAVAEAMGCAPSQVLPFSTGVIMERLPVDRIVSGLQACRTDLRADNWLSAAEAIMTTDTLPKAASRSVDMAGTAVKVTGIAKGSGMIRPNMATMLGFVATDAPVSPAALDAAIAHAVERSFNCISVDGDTSTNDALILLATGTAELPRIERARGKAFEQLRAAITEVATELAQAIVRDGEGATKFVTLQIEGGKTIDECRRVGYAIAHSPLVKTAFFASDPNLGRILCAIGYSGIDDLDVDRLDLYIDDVHVATAGARHPEYVEEEGKRAMAKSEFLVRVDLHRGAQRATLWSCDLSHDYVTINAEYRT comes from the coding sequence ATGGCCGTCAATCTCGCCCTACCGGATGCGCGCGCATTGGCTTCAATCGAAGGCGTGACGCTCGGAGTCGCCCGCGCCAACATCCGTAAACCCGACCGCAAGGATCTTCTGATCCTCGGATTGCGAGCGGGCACGACCGTGGCCGGCGTATTCACGCGCAATCGCCTGTGCGCTGCCCCGGTCGTGGTGGCACGCGAGCATCTGGCACGCGAGCATCTGGCACGCGAGCATCTGGCACGCGAGGCCGGCTCGATTCGCGCGCTGGTGGTCAATACCGGCTGCGCGAACGCCGGCACCGGCGCGCAGGGGATCGAGGATGCGCGTGCGGTCTGTGCGGCGGTCGCCGAAGCCATGGGATGCGCGCCCTCGCAGGTGCTGCCGTTTTCGACCGGCGTCATCATGGAGCGCTTGCCGGTCGATCGCATCGTCTCCGGTTTGCAAGCCTGCCGCACGGATCTGCGCGCCGACAACTGGCTGTCCGCCGCGGAAGCGATCATGACCACCGATACGCTGCCGAAAGCCGCATCGCGCAGCGTCGACATGGCGGGCACGGCCGTCAAGGTCACCGGCATCGCCAAGGGCTCGGGCATGATCCGGCCCAACATGGCGACGATGCTGGGTTTCGTCGCGACCGACGCGCCGGTCTCCCCGGCCGCGCTCGATGCGGCAATCGCCCATGCCGTCGAACGCTCCTTCAATTGCATCAGTGTGGACGGCGACACCTCGACCAACGACGCGCTGATCCTGCTGGCGACAGGGACGGCGGAGCTGCCTCGCATCGAGCGCGCTAGAGGCAAGGCGTTCGAGCAGTTGCGCGCCGCGATCACCGAGGTCGCGACCGAATTGGCGCAGGCGATCGTGCGCGACGGCGAAGGCGCCACCAAGTTCGTGACGCTGCAAATCGAAGGCGGAAAGACCATCGACGAATGCCGTCGGGTCGGCTACGCCATCGCCCATTCGCCTCTGGTCAAGACGGCCTTCTTCGCTTCCGATCCGAACCTGGGGCGCATCCTGTGTGCGATCGGTTACAGCGGCATCGACGACCTGGACGTGGATCGGCTCGATCTCTACATCGACGATGTCCACGTCGCCACCGCCGGTGCTCGCCATCCGGAATACGTCGAGGAGGAGGGCAAGCGCGCCATGGCGAAGAGCGAGTTCCTGGTGCGAGTCGACTTGCACCGCGGGGCGCAGCGCGCGACGCTTTGGAGCTGCGATCTCTCGCACGATTACGTGACCATCAACGCCGAGTACCGCACCTGA
- the secA gene encoding preprotein translocase subunit SecA produces MIPALFKKLFGSRNDRLLRQYAHSVRAINALEPAISALSDAELRAKTEAFKVRCGNGEPPDKLLPEAFAVVREAGKRALGMRHFDMQLMGGIALHQGKIAEMRTGEGKTLVATMPAYLNALSGQGVHIVTVNDYLAQRDADWMGKLYGFLGMTVGVNLSQMEHDRKQQAYACDITYGTNNEFGFDYLRDNMVYQPSERVQRKLVYAIVDEVDSILIDEARTPLIISGQAEDTTDIYLAINRIAPKLVRQKEENADGDFWVDEKNHQVILSEDGHAHAEELLVEAGMLTEGSSLYDAHNITMVHHLNAALRARTLFHRDQHYVVQNGEIIIVDEFTGRLMPGRRWSDGLHQAVEAKEGVEIQRENQTLASITFQNYFRMFGKLAGMTGTADTEAYEFQQIYSLETVIIPTHRSMIRADRMDQVYRTAKERYQAVINDIRDCHERGQPVLVGTTSIENSELLSGILDTDKLPHNVLNAKQHAREAEIIAQAGRPKMVTIATNMAGRGTDIVLGGNPEPEINAVRADEALDETARQTRIDAIRSHWQELHDQVVKAGGLHIIGTERHESRRVDNQLRGRSGRQGDPGSSRFYLSLEDPLLRIFASERVASIMDRLKMPEGEAIEHPWVTRAIENAQRKVEARNFDIRKQLLEYDDVANDQRKVIYQQRNELLEATDISETLHAMRADVVNAVVAAHIAPESLEEQWDIAGLEKALAQELNLQLPVQEWLKNDSDLDEEKLRHRIMDAAHAAYDAKIVPVEPEAMRHYERAIMLQSLDTHWREHLAQLDYLRQGIHLRGYAQKNPKQEYKREAFELFADMLERIKNEVTKHLMTVQVRTREEVEQAERLPAVENVQYQHADYASAAAGGEMAEGDDVAVAEAEKPQPFVRRSGKVGRNDPCPCGSGKKYKHCHGRLS; encoded by the coding sequence ATGATCCCTGCTTTGTTCAAGAAGCTGTTCGGCAGCCGCAACGACCGGCTGCTGCGTCAGTACGCTCACAGCGTGCGCGCCATCAACGCCTTGGAGCCCGCCATCTCGGCGTTGTCGGATGCGGAGCTGCGCGCGAAGACCGAGGCGTTCAAGGTCCGTTGCGGCAACGGCGAGCCGCCCGACAAGCTGCTTCCCGAAGCCTTCGCCGTGGTCCGCGAAGCCGGCAAGCGAGCCCTCGGCATGCGCCACTTCGACATGCAGCTGATGGGCGGCATCGCGCTGCACCAGGGCAAGATCGCCGAGATGCGAACCGGCGAAGGCAAGACGCTGGTCGCCACGATGCCCGCATATCTCAATGCGCTTTCCGGCCAAGGCGTGCACATCGTCACCGTGAACGACTACCTCGCGCAGCGCGACGCCGACTGGATGGGCAAGCTCTACGGCTTCCTCGGCATGACGGTGGGCGTCAACCTGTCGCAGATGGAGCACGACAGAAAGCAGCAAGCCTATGCCTGCGACATCACCTACGGCACCAACAACGAGTTCGGCTTCGACTACCTGCGCGACAACATGGTCTATCAGCCGTCGGAACGCGTGCAGAGGAAGCTCGTGTACGCGATCGTGGACGAGGTCGATTCGATCCTGATCGACGAGGCGCGCACGCCGCTCATCATTTCGGGCCAGGCCGAGGACACCACCGACATCTATCTCGCCATCAACCGCATCGCCCCCAAGCTCGTGCGGCAGAAGGAGGAGAACGCAGACGGGGACTTCTGGGTGGACGAAAAGAACCACCAGGTGATCCTGTCGGAGGACGGACATGCGCACGCCGAGGAGCTGCTGGTCGAGGCCGGCATGCTCACCGAGGGCAGCAGCCTGTACGACGCGCACAACATCACGATGGTGCATCACCTCAATGCGGCGCTGCGCGCACGCACGCTCTTCCACCGCGACCAGCACTACGTGGTGCAGAACGGGGAAATCATCATCGTCGACGAGTTCACCGGGCGGTTGATGCCGGGCCGGCGCTGGTCCGACGGGTTGCACCAGGCGGTCGAGGCCAAGGAGGGGGTGGAGATCCAGCGCGAGAACCAGACGCTCGCCTCGATCACCTTCCAGAACTACTTCCGCATGTTCGGCAAGCTCGCCGGCATGACCGGAACGGCCGACACCGAGGCCTACGAATTTCAGCAGATCTATAGCCTCGAGACGGTCATCATCCCGACGCATCGTTCGATGATTCGCGCCGACAGGATGGACCAGGTCTACCGCACGGCCAAGGAACGTTACCAGGCCGTCATCAACGACATCCGCGATTGCCATGAACGCGGCCAGCCCGTCCTGGTGGGCACGACCTCGATCGAGAATTCGGAGCTGCTCTCCGGCATACTCGATACCGACAAGCTGCCGCACAACGTGCTGAACGCGAAGCAGCACGCGCGCGAAGCCGAGATCATCGCCCAGGCGGGCCGGCCGAAGATGGTCACCATCGCCACCAACATGGCGGGGCGCGGAACCGACATCGTGCTGGGCGGCAATCCCGAGCCCGAGATCAACGCCGTACGCGCCGACGAGGCGCTCGATGAGACCGCGAGGCAGACGCGCATCGATGCGATCCGAAGCCACTGGCAGGAGCTGCACGACCAGGTGGTGAAGGCCGGCGGCCTGCACATCATCGGCACCGAGCGGCACGAGTCGCGGCGCGTCGACAACCAGTTGCGCGGCCGTTCGGGCCGCCAGGGCGATCCGGGATCGAGCCGCTTCTACCTGTCGCTGGAGGATCCGCTGTTGCGGATTTTCGCCTCCGAGCGCGTGGCATCGATCATGGACCGACTCAAGATGCCCGAGGGCGAGGCGATCGAGCATCCGTGGGTCACGCGCGCGATCGAGAACGCGCAGCGCAAGGTGGAGGCGCGCAACTTCGATATCCGCAAGCAGCTGCTCGAATACGACGACGTCGCCAACGACCAGCGCAAAGTCATCTACCAGCAGCGCAACGAGCTGTTGGAGGCGACCGACATCAGCGAAACGCTGCACGCCATGCGCGCCGACGTGGTGAACGCCGTGGTGGCCGCGCACATTGCGCCCGAGAGCCTGGAAGAGCAGTGGGACATCGCGGGGCTGGAGAAGGCGCTCGCGCAGGAGCTGAATCTGCAATTGCCGGTGCAGGAATGGCTGAAGAACGACTCCGACCTCGACGAGGAGAAGCTGCGCCATCGCATCATGGACGCCGCGCACGCGGCTTACGATGCGAAGATCGTGCCGGTGGAACCGGAGGCGATGCGGCATTACGAGCGCGCGATCATGCTGCAAAGCCTGGATACCCACTGGCGCGAGCACCTCGCCCAGCTCGACTATCTGCGGCAAGGGATTCACCTGCGCGGCTATGCGCAGAAGAATCCCAAGCAGGAGTACAAGCGCGAAGCGTTCGAGCTTTTCGCCGACATGCTGGAGCGGATCAAGAACGAGGTCACCAAGCATCTCATGACCGTGCAGGTGCGCACACGCGAGGAAGTCGAGCAGGCCGAGCGGCTGCCCGCGGTCGAGAACGTGCAATATCAGCACGCCGATTACGCCTCCGCGGCCGCTGGTGGGGAAATGGCCGAGGGCGACGACGTGGCCGTGGCGGAAGCGGAGAAACCGCAGCCGTTCGTGCGCCGCAGCGGCAAGGTCGGGCGCAACGATCCTTGCCCGTGCGGTTCGGGCAAGAAGTACAAGCACTGCCACGGGCGGCTGAGCTAG
- a CDS encoding peptidoglycan DD-metalloendopeptidase family protein has product MNIILVSSRRPTAKSITLGRSHIVGGFALVLAALVVLAVFINYAMLRYAAQSHDPLLSSLFSDTTTREDSERTQAYVRDNLDAMATRLGELQAQILRLDTLGERVARLAGFKPQDFLFEMPPARGGAVSQLPSDPLSFTELARRLDFLAREVDERGDSLGLLDSLLTADNVKKQLAPSVLPIRAGTYTSDFGWRLDPFNGRRAFHDGVDFMAKHGTPILAAAAGVVIASEYHPQYGNMIEVDHGNGLVTRYAHCSKRLSRVGGVVMKGMTIGEVGSTGRVTGPHLHFEVIHHGVPQNPARFLRLSG; this is encoded by the coding sequence ATGAACATCATCCTGGTTTCCAGCCGACGGCCGACGGCCAAGTCCATCACTCTGGGCCGCAGCCATATCGTCGGCGGGTTCGCACTCGTTTTGGCGGCGCTGGTCGTGTTGGCAGTCTTCATCAATTACGCCATGTTGCGTTACGCAGCGCAGTCGCACGATCCACTGTTGTCATCGTTATTCTCCGATACGACGACGCGCGAGGACAGCGAGCGTACCCAGGCGTACGTGCGCGATAACCTCGATGCCATGGCCACCCGCCTGGGCGAGCTGCAGGCCCAGATCCTGCGCCTGGATACGCTCGGTGAACGCGTGGCGCGCCTTGCCGGCTTCAAGCCGCAGGACTTCCTGTTCGAAATGCCGCCGGCCCGCGGCGGCGCCGTATCGCAACTGCCTTCCGACCCGCTGTCGTTCACCGAGCTGGCGCGCCGGCTCGATTTCCTCGCCCGCGAGGTCGACGAACGCGGTGATTCGCTGGGCTTGCTCGATTCGCTGCTTACGGCCGACAACGTGAAGAAGCAGTTGGCTCCCTCGGTGCTGCCGATTCGCGCCGGCACCTATACCTCCGATTTCGGCTGGCGACTCGATCCTTTCAACGGCCGGCGGGCCTTTCACGACGGCGTGGATTTCATGGCCAAGCACGGAACCCCGATCCTGGCCGCGGCTGCGGGGGTCGTGATCGCGTCGGAGTACCATCCTCAGTATGGTAATATGATCGAGGTCGATCACGGCAACGGTCTGGTGACGCGTTATGCGCACTGCTCCAAGCGCCTCTCCCGGGTTGGCGGTGTCGTCATGAAGGGTATGACGATCGGCGAGGTCGGCAGCACCGGCCGGGTGACCGGGCCGCATCTTCATTTCGAGGTGATCCATCACGGCGTCCCGCAGAATCCGGCGCGGTTCCTGCGTCTATCGGGCTAG
- a CDS encoding DUF721 domain-containing protein: MPARKVSEILGADSALGNLAAASRRLEQLQRIYLETVPAAFSRASRVGSARGGVATIIASNGAVAAKLRQMTPRILDGFKRHGLEFNSMHIEVQADAAVERPGAAGAMRLSPAASSALEEALRTVPPSPLRDALKRLARRRGS, encoded by the coding sequence ATGCCTGCACGTAAGGTATCCGAGATACTCGGCGCGGATAGCGCTCTCGGCAATCTGGCCGCGGCGTCGCGCCGCCTGGAGCAATTGCAGCGAATCTATCTGGAAACCGTGCCCGCCGCTTTTTCCCGAGCCAGTCGCGTCGGTTCGGCTCGCGGGGGCGTCGCAACTATTATCGCCAGCAATGGCGCGGTAGCGGCGAAGCTGAGGCAAATGACGCCCCGGATTCTCGACGGCTTCAAGCGGCACGGGCTCGAATTTAATTCAATGCATATCGAAGTGCAAGCTGACGCCGCAGTCGAACGTCCCGGGGCCGCAGGTGCAATGCGACTCTCGCCGGCCGCATCGAGCGCCCTCGAGGAAGCTTTGCGCACCGTCCCGCCTTCGCCTTTGCGGGATGCGTTGAAACGCCTCGCGCGCAGGCGCGGCAGCTAG
- a CDS encoding UDP-3-O-acyl-N-acetylglucosamine deacetylase — MIKQRTLKSKIRAVGVGLHSGEKVVLTLRPASADTGIVFTRTDLDPPAHERAQASSVVDTRLSTCIQVGSARISTVEHLMSAFAGLGIDNAYVDVGGPEIPILDGSAGPFVFLIQSAGIEEQKAPKRFIRILRPVEVRDGDKWARFDPYHGFRIVFTIEYRHPVFASGQQSVCVDFADTSYIDEVSRARTYGFMQDVETMREQGLGLGGSLDNAIVMDEYRVLNNDGLRYDNEFVKHKVLDAIGDLYLLGHPVIGAYSAHKSGHAVNNLLLRQLLAEPAAYEQVSFGRGEAAPALLQARLQPV, encoded by the coding sequence ATGATCAAGCAACGCACATTGAAGTCCAAAATTCGGGCCGTCGGTGTGGGATTGCACTCGGGCGAAAAGGTCGTGCTGACGTTGCGTCCCGCCTCGGCCGACACCGGGATCGTTTTTACGCGCACCGATCTCGATCCGCCGGCGCACGAGCGGGCGCAAGCGAGCTCGGTCGTGGACACGCGGCTCTCCACCTGCATCCAGGTGGGCTCGGCGCGCATATCGACGGTCGAGCACCTGATGTCGGCGTTCGCCGGCCTCGGCATCGACAATGCCTATGTCGACGTGGGCGGCCCCGAGATACCGATTCTGGACGGTAGCGCGGGGCCGTTCGTGTTCCTGATCCAGTCTGCCGGTATCGAGGAGCAGAAGGCGCCCAAGCGCTTCATCCGCATCCTGCGTCCGGTGGAAGTGCGTGACGGCGACAAATGGGCGCGCTTCGATCCCTACCATGGCTTCCGCATCGTCTTCACCATCGAGTATCGGCATCCGGTGTTCGCATCGGGCCAGCAGAGCGTATGTGTGGACTTCGCCGACACTTCGTATATCGACGAGGTGAGCCGCGCACGAACTTACGGCTTCATGCAGGATGTCGAGACCATGCGCGAGCAAGGCCTGGGGCTCGGCGGCAGTCTCGACAACGCCATCGTGATGGACGAATACCGGGTGCTCAACAACGACGGGCTTCGTTACGACAACGAGTTCGTCAAGCACAAGGTGCTCGATGCCATCGGCGACCTGTACCTGCTCGGGCACCCCGTCATCGGCGCCTACTCGGCGCACAAGTCCGGTCACGCGGTGAACAACCTGCTGCTGCGGCAGTTGCTGGCCGAACCCGCAGCCTACGAACAGGTGAGCTTCGGGCGTGGCGAGGCGGCGCCCGCGTTGCTGCAGGCGCGGCTGCAGCCCGTATAG
- the ftsZ gene encoding cell division protein FtsZ: protein MAFEFIEAQSQEAVIKVFGVGGCGGNAVDHMIDKGVKGVEFIAANTDVQALRRNQAKVQLQLGSDITKGLGAGADPEIGRAAAMEDRDRIAELIRGADMLFLTAGMGGGTGTGAAPVVAQVAKELGILTVAVVTKPFSFEGKRQKLAQEGLELLTEHVDSLIVIPNDKLMHVLGEDITVDDAFRAANDVLHGAVAGIAEIISCPGMINVDFADVRTVMSEMGMAMMGSACAAGVDRARVAAEQAVACPLLEDINIRDARGVLVNISAARGTLKMKEMHEVMNTIRAFTADSATVIVGAVFEDNLNDELRVTIVATGLGAAVNRQQPKALSVVKTGTDNSPAMEPGEVDYSVLDQTPAIMRRNRATVEALKHSGVEELDIPAFLRKQAD from the coding sequence ATGGCATTTGAATTCATCGAGGCGCAATCCCAGGAAGCAGTCATCAAGGTGTTCGGCGTCGGAGGATGCGGCGGCAACGCGGTCGACCACATGATCGACAAGGGCGTGAAGGGCGTCGAATTCATCGCGGCCAATACCGATGTTCAGGCGCTGCGGCGCAATCAGGCCAAGGTGCAGCTGCAGCTGGGCTCCGACATCACCAAGGGCCTCGGCGCCGGCGCGGACCCCGAGATCGGGCGCGCCGCCGCGATGGAGGACCGGGACCGCATCGCCGAGCTCATTCGCGGCGCCGACATGCTGTTCCTGACCGCCGGCATGGGCGGCGGTACCGGAACGGGCGCAGCCCCGGTGGTCGCGCAGGTCGCCAAGGAGCTGGGCATCCTCACGGTGGCGGTCGTCACCAAGCCCTTTTCCTTCGAGGGCAAGCGGCAGAAGCTCGCGCAGGAGGGGCTCGAGCTGCTGACCGAGCACGTCGACTCGCTCATCGTCATCCCGAACGACAAGCTGATGCACGTGCTGGGCGAGGACATCACGGTCGATGACGCGTTTCGCGCCGCCAACGACGTGCTGCACGGCGCGGTCGCGGGCATCGCCGAGATCATCAGCTGCCCCGGCATGATCAACGTGGATTTCGCCGACGTGCGCACGGTCATGTCCGAGATGGGCATGGCGATGATGGGTTCGGCCTGCGCTGCCGGGGTGGATCGCGCGCGCGTCGCGGCCGAGCAGGCGGTGGCCTGCCCGCTGCTCGAGGACATCAACATCCGCGACGCCCGCGGCGTGCTGGTCAACATCTCGGCGGCCAGGGGCACCCTGAAGATGAAGGAGATGCACGAGGTGATGAACACCATCCGCGCTTTCACGGCCGACAGTGCGACCGTGATCGTGGGCGCGGTGTTCGAGGACAACCTCAACGACGAGCTGCGCGTGACGATCGTCGCGACCGGATTGGGCGCCGCGGTAAACCGCCAGCAGCCCAAGGCGTTAAGCGTCGTGAAGACCGGTACCGACAACTCGCCCGCGATGGAGCCCGGCGAAGTGGATTACTCGGTGCTGGATCAGACACCGGCCATCATGCGGCGCAATCGCGCCACGGTGGAGGCTCTGAAGCACTCCGGCGTGGAAGAGCTGGACATACCGGCGTTTCTGCGCAAGCAGGCCGATTGA
- the ftsA gene encoding cell division protein FtsA, which produces MTRPKDSKNLLVALDIGTSKVVAIVAEIRDDDTAEIIGMGSQPSRGLKKGVVVNIESTVNAIQRALQEAELMADCKIREVYAGIAGSHIKSYNSHGMVAIKDKEVTQQDVLRVIETARAVNIPTDQQILHVLNQEFIIDGQEDVREPLGMSGVRLEVKVHIVTGAVSAAQNIIKCVRRCGLEVRDLILQPLASATATISEDEKDLGVCLVDIGGGTTDMAVFTHGAIRHTAVIPIAGDQITNDIAMALRTPTKDAEEIKIKYGCALRQLADPEQMVEVPGVGDRGPRQLSRQTLAEVIEPRVEELYSLVQRELRSSGYEELLSSGVVVTGGSAVMQGMVELGEELFHMPVRLGVPRYLGGLAGVVSTPRYSTGVGLLLTGLEQHRHNELVKLQSGSIGQVFERMRSWVTGNF; this is translated from the coding sequence ATGACCAGACCGAAGGACAGCAAGAACCTGTTGGTCGCACTCGACATCGGGACCTCGAAGGTGGTCGCCATCGTCGCCGAGATCAGGGACGACGACACGGCCGAGATCATCGGCATGGGCAGCCAGCCGTCCAGGGGGCTGAAGAAGGGCGTGGTGGTGAACATCGAATCGACGGTGAACGCCATCCAGCGCGCGCTGCAGGAAGCCGAGCTGATGGCCGACTGCAAGATCCGCGAGGTCTACGCCGGCATCGCGGGCAGCCACATCAAGAGCTACAACTCGCACGGCATGGTGGCGATCAAGGACAAGGAAGTCACGCAGCAGGACGTGCTGCGCGTGATCGAGACCGCGCGGGCGGTGAACATCCCGACCGACCAGCAGATCCTGCACGTGCTCAACCAGGAATTCATCATCGACGGCCAGGAGGACGTGCGCGAGCCGCTCGGCATGAGCGGCGTGCGGCTGGAAGTGAAGGTGCACATCGTCACGGGTGCCGTGTCGGCGGCGCAGAACATCATCAAGTGCGTGCGCCGCTGCGGGCTGGAAGTGCGCGATCTCATCCTGCAGCCACTCGCTTCCGCGACCGCCACGATTTCCGAGGACGAGAAGGATCTCGGCGTGTGCCTGGTCGACATCGGCGGCGGCACCACCGACATGGCGGTGTTCACCCACGGCGCCATCCGCCATACCGCGGTGATTCCGATCGCCGGCGACCAGATCACCAACGACATCGCCATGGCGTTGCGCACGCCGACCAAGGACGCCGAGGAGATCAAGATCAAGTACGGCTGCGCGCTGCGCCAGCTCGCCGATCCGGAGCAGATGGTCGAAGTTCCCGGCGTCGGCGATCGCGGGCCGCGCCAACTTTCGCGCCAGACGCTCGCGGAAGTGATCGAGCCGCGCGTGGAGGAGCTGTACTCGCTGGTGCAACGCGAGCTGCGCTCGAGCGGCTACGAGGAGCTGCTGTCCTCCGGGGTGGTCGTCACAGGCGGCTCGGCGGTCATGCAGGGCATGGTCGAGCTCGGCGAGGAGCTCTTCCACATGCCGGTGCGCCTCGGCGTTCCGCGCTATCTCGGCGGGCTCGCCGGAGTCGTCTCCACGCCGCGCTATTCCACCGGCGTCGGCCTGCTGCTCACGGGCCTGGAGCAGCACCGGCACAACGAACTGGTCAAGTTGCAAAGCGGATCGATAGGGCAGGTGTTCGAACGGATGAGAAGCTGGGTCACCGGAAATTTCTAG